The following are encoded in a window of Gossypium raimondii isolate GPD5lz chromosome 13, ASM2569854v1, whole genome shotgun sequence genomic DNA:
- the LOC105782741 gene encoding protein DEHYDRATION-INDUCED 19 homolog 3 isoform X2, whose amino-acid sequence MDADSWSTRLSSVSKRYQFTLQSRSDMFMGFEEIDGEDDIREEFPSPFCSEHFDILSLCCHIDDEHPMEAKNGVCPVYAMKVEVDMVAHITLQHGNIFKMQHKRKSSKGGSHSTLSRLRKELREGNLQSSSNSAPDPLLSSFILPMVDDFVSVKPHFSCETSATEKSSDINKLESQGSGREDRKM is encoded by the exons ATGGACGCTGATTCATGGAGTACCCGCCTTTCTTCAGTTTCTAAGAGATACCAATTTACTCTTCAATCACGGTCAG ATATGTTTATGGGGTTTGAAGAAATagatggagaagatgatataAGAGAGGAATTTCCATCTCCTTTTTGTTCAGAACATTTCGATATCCTCAGCTTGTGCTGTCACATTGATGATGAGCATCCCATGGAGGCTAAAAATGGG GTATGCCCGGTCTATGCAATGAAAGTGGAAGTCGATATGGTTGCACATATAACCCTACAACACGGAAATATATTCAAGAT GCAGCACAAAAGGAAATCAAGTAAAGGTGGATCTCATTCAACTCTATCTCGTTTGAGAAAAGAGCTGCGAGAAGGAAACCTACAGTCTTCATCCAATTCAGCACCTGATCCGTTGTTGTCTTCATTTATTTTGCCCATGGTTGATGATTTTGTTAGTGTTAAGCCTCACTTTTCTTGCGAAACAAGTGCAACTGAGAAAAGTTCAGACATTAATAAGTTGGAAAG TCAAGGATCAGGAAGAGAAGACAGAAAGATGTGA
- the LOC105782741 gene encoding protein DEHYDRATION-INDUCED 19 homolog 3 isoform X1 has protein sequence MDADSWSTRLSSVSKRYQFTLQSRSDMFMGFEEIDGEDDIREEFPSPFCSEHFDILSLCCHIDDEHPMEAKNGVCPVYAMKVEVDMVAHITLQHGNIFKMQHKRKSSKGGSHSTLSRLRKELREGNLQSSSNSAPDPLLSSFILPMVDDFVSVKPHFSCETSATEKSSDINKLERNVPLTLLSVKDQEEKTERCEFIQGLLLSTILDDIL, from the exons ATGGACGCTGATTCATGGAGTACCCGCCTTTCTTCAGTTTCTAAGAGATACCAATTTACTCTTCAATCACGGTCAG ATATGTTTATGGGGTTTGAAGAAATagatggagaagatgatataAGAGAGGAATTTCCATCTCCTTTTTGTTCAGAACATTTCGATATCCTCAGCTTGTGCTGTCACATTGATGATGAGCATCCCATGGAGGCTAAAAATGGG GTATGCCCGGTCTATGCAATGAAAGTGGAAGTCGATATGGTTGCACATATAACCCTACAACACGGAAATATATTCAAGAT GCAGCACAAAAGGAAATCAAGTAAAGGTGGATCTCATTCAACTCTATCTCGTTTGAGAAAAGAGCTGCGAGAAGGAAACCTACAGTCTTCATCCAATTCAGCACCTGATCCGTTGTTGTCTTCATTTATTTTGCCCATGGTTGATGATTTTGTTAGTGTTAAGCCTCACTTTTCTTGCGAAACAAGTGCAACTGAGAAAAGTTCAGACATTAATAAGTTGGAAAG AAATGTTCCATTGACTCTTCTTTCAGTCAAGGATCAGGAAGAGAAGACAGAAAGATGTGAGTTTATTCAAGGGCTGCTGTTGTCCACAATTCttgatgatattttatga